The nucleotide window ACCAGCGCCGCGCGAGCCTCTGACTCGTCCGGGAGTGCTTTGGATCCTGACGTTGCTTCTCCGCCGGTCGGATGTCCGGCCATGCATTGCTCCCCGATACGGGATTATTGAAGTGCTCCAGCCAGGCGACTCACCAAGTCGTGGGCTGTCAGATCTATGCGTAACGGTGAAACGGAAACATATCCATCTGCAATTGCCTGCAGGTCTGAATTATCAAGAACCGAGTTGCCCCTGTCCTGAAACCGTAACCAGTAGTATGGCGCACCGCGTGTATCTGTACGCGCATCTATCGAAAGCCCGCTCTGTTCATGATGTCCTTGTACGGTCACCTTCACACCCTTGACCGCTTCCGCGTCGCAAGACGGAAAATTGACGTTGAGGAGCGAATATGGCGGTAGATCAAAATCGATCAGCTTTCTGAACAAAGCCGGCGCATGGGCTTCCGCCGGTGCATAAGAAATTTGGGAAGCAAAGCCCCAATCATAAGCCTGTGAAACGGCAATTGAGCGAATGCCCAAGATGGCAGCTTCCATTGCGCCTGCAACAGTTCCTGAGTAGGTCACGTCCTCGGCAAGGTTCTGCCCCCTGTTGATACCGGAAAGCACAAGGTCCGGTGCTTCCGGCAGAACCTGACGAACGCCCATTATCACACAATCAGTCGGCGTTCCTTTGAGCGCAAAGCGACGATCATCAAGTTGGCGAAGCCGCAGCGGATCATTGAGCGTAAGCGAATGGGCAACGCCGCTTTGATCTGTTTCCGGCGCGATCACCCAGACATCGTCGGACAAGGACCTGGCAATCCGTTCAAGCGACGTCAGGCCTTCCGACAGAATGCCGTCATCGTTGGTGATCAAAATCCGCATTTTCGCCCTACTCCATTTTTGTCTGATTTGGCGGCGGCCAACATCTTCCGGCGGCACCTCACGAATGCCGACCAGAAATGAAACCTTCATGCACCGGGGCCTGGCGCTCCGGTGCATGCCCGCCGTTAGCCGAGCTTCTCAAGGCCTCCCATATAAGGACGCAACACTTCAGGAACCGTGATGGAACCGTCGCCGTTCTGGTAGTTTTCAAGCACCGCAATCAGCGCGCGCCCGACAGCAATTCCAGACCCGTTCAGTGTATGGACATGAAGAGGCTGTTTGGAATCGGTTGGGCGATACCTTGCGTTCATACGGCGCGCCTGAAAGTCCCCACAGACCGAACAGGAAGAGATTTCACGATAGGCATCCTGGCCCGGAAGCCAAACCTCGATATCGTAGGTTTTCCGGGCACCGAAGCCCATGTCTCCCGTACACAAGGTCATGACGCGGTAGTGCAGACCGAGTTTTTGCAAAATCAGTTCTGCACAGCCAAGCATCCTGTCCAGCTCATCCAGAGACTCTTCAGGCCGGGTGACAGATACCAGTTCACATTTCAGGAACTGGTGCTGCCTGAGCATGCCTCTTGTATCGCGTCCTGCCGAACCGGCTTCCGAGCGGAAGCAATAGGTGAGCGCGGTAACACGTAAAGGCAGCTGTTCATCGCTCAGGATCTCACCCGCAACAAGGTTCGTAAGCGGCACCTCTGCTGTCGGGATCAGATAGTGATCCGTGGTCGACTTGAAGAGATCTTCTTCAAACTTCGGAAGCTGGCCGGTTCCATAGAGAGGGTCTGCATTGACGAGGAGCGGCGGGGACACTTCCATGTAGCCGTTTTCTTGTGTGTGCAGATCGATCATGAATTGACCGAGAGCCCGCTCCAGCCGCGCAATCTGTCCCTTTAACACCACAAAGCGAGAGCCAGAGAGTTTCGCAGCCCTCGCGAAATCCATATCGCCGAGCGCCTCGCCAAGTTCGTAATGCTCTTTCGGCGCTTCGTTGAAGGTAAAGGTCGGGCGCTCACCATGGGTTTTCAGAAGAACGTTTTCGTTCTCGTCTGAACCAACAGGCACATCTTCATACGGCAGATTCGGAATAACCGCCATGGCAGCTTCCAGATTGCCGACAAGTGTCCGCTCTTCTTCTTCACCAGACTGAATGAACGCTTTGATCTGCGCGACTTCGTCGATCAGCTCTTGGGCCCTGGCTTCATCACCAGAGCCTTTGGCCTTACCGATCTCCTTCGACGCGGCGTTGCGTCGTTCCTGGGCTTCCTGAAGCTTCGTGATATGGGAACGGCGGGAATCATCCAGCGCGATCAGCTTGGCGGAGGAGGCCTCGTAACCCCGTTTTGCCAAAGCCTTGTCGAATGCGTCTGCGTTTTCCCTGATCCACTTGATATCAAACATCTTCACTTTCCGAACGACGGTCGTTGTACATTCATTCCGTCGGAAAGGTCTGGATGTCGGGAACGAAGATTAGGCGGTTTCCGCTTCTCGTTCCGCCTCACGCTGAGCGCGCTGTTTCTCCACAAGCCTGACTGACAGAATGGAGACTTCGTAGAGAAGCAACGTTGGCAGCGCAAGACCGATCTGCGAGATCGGGTCTGGAGGCGTCAAAATTGCCGCGGCGGCGAACGCACCAACTATCGCGTATTTGCGCTTCGTCTTCAGCGAAGCAGAAGACACCAGCCCCGCCCTGCCAAGCAGCGTCAGAACCACCGGCAACTGAAAGACAAGGCCAAACGCAAAGATCAAGATCATGATCAGACCAAGATACTCACTGACCTTGGCAAGGTGCTGAATGGCAACCTGTCCCTCTCGTGCCAGTTGCTCTTGGGAGAGGAAAAAGCCCATCGCCATCGGCATGATGAGGAAATAGACCAAACAGGCACCGATCAGAAACAGAATTGGTGTCGCGATCAGGAACGGCAGAAACGCGCCGCGTTCGTTCTTGTAAAGGCCTGGCGCCACAAACATGTAGATCTGACTGGCAACAACGGGAAATGCCAGAAACAAGGCGCCGAAAAGCGCCAGCTTCAATTGCGTGAAGAACCATTCCTGAGGCGCGGTGAAAATCATCTCCACCGGATGCCCTTCACCAGCAGCCCGGATATATGGAATGGTGAGGATGTTGTAGATGTCTGTCGCAAAATAAAAGCAAACGACAAACATCACGAGAATGGCGGCGATCGACCACATCAGGCGTTGACGCAGTTCGATAAGATGCTCGATCAGGGGCGCTTTTGAGGAGTCGATATCTTCCTGGCTCATGCCTTCACATCTTCCGTCGCGGGCTTGCTGTCCGACTGCGCGGTCGCTTCGGCCGCCGGCGAATCGCTGGTTACCTCTGCAGGTGCGGCCGGTGTTTTCACTTCGGCCTTCGGCATTTCGCTCTCAGGCTTTTTCGCGGGCACTTCCGCCTTGGACTTGCCAGTTGCCTGGGCAACATCTTCTTCGATGGATTTCTTCAGGTCGCCCAACGGGTTGAAGTTGGCAGCGTCTTCGACCTGTTTCTTCATGTCCGCTATATCGGCCTGTTGCTCAGCCTCTCGCAGCGCTTCATTGAACGTGGACTGAAATTCGCGTGACATACGACGCATTTTGCCCATCGTCTGCCCGAGCGTGCGCAGCATGCGCGGCAGGTCTTTTGGCCCCACAACGATGATTGCCACGCTGGCAATCACCAAGAGTTCGGTCCAGCCGATATCGAACATGAGATGTCTCGTCCCT belongs to Roseibium porphyridii and includes:
- the surE gene encoding 5'/3'-nucleotidase SurE, whose product is MRILITNDDGILSEGLTSLERIARSLSDDVWVIAPETDQSGVAHSLTLNDPLRLRQLDDRRFALKGTPTDCVIMGVRQVLPEAPDLVLSGINRGQNLAEDVTYSGTVAGAMEAAILGIRSIAVSQAYDWGFASQISYAPAEAHAPALFRKLIDFDLPPYSLLNVNFPSCDAEAVKGVKVTVQGHHEQSGLSIDARTDTRGAPYYWLRFQDRGNSVLDNSDLQAIADGYVSVSPLRIDLTAHDLVSRLAGALQ
- the serS gene encoding serine--tRNA ligase — translated: MFDIKWIRENADAFDKALAKRGYEASSAKLIALDDSRRSHITKLQEAQERRNAASKEIGKAKGSGDEARAQELIDEVAQIKAFIQSGEEEERTLVGNLEAAMAVIPNLPYEDVPVGSDENENVLLKTHGERPTFTFNEAPKEHYELGEALGDMDFARAAKLSGSRFVVLKGQIARLERALGQFMIDLHTQENGYMEVSPPLLVNADPLYGTGQLPKFEEDLFKSTTDHYLIPTAEVPLTNLVAGEILSDEQLPLRVTALTYCFRSEAGSAGRDTRGMLRQHQFLKCELVSVTRPEESLDELDRMLGCAELILQKLGLHYRVMTLCTGDMGFGARKTYDIEVWLPGQDAYREISSCSVCGDFQARRMNARYRPTDSKQPLHVHTLNGSGIAVGRALIAVLENYQNGDGSITVPEVLRPYMGGLEKLG
- the tatC gene encoding twin-arginine translocase subunit TatC, with product MSQEDIDSSKAPLIEHLIELRQRLMWSIAAILVMFVVCFYFATDIYNILTIPYIRAAGEGHPVEMIFTAPQEWFFTQLKLALFGALFLAFPVVASQIYMFVAPGLYKNERGAFLPFLIATPILFLIGACLVYFLIMPMAMGFFLSQEQLAREGQVAIQHLAKVSEYLGLIMILIFAFGLVFQLPVVLTLLGRAGLVSSASLKTKRKYAIVGAFAAAAILTPPDPISQIGLALPTLLLYEVSILSVRLVEKQRAQREAEREAETA
- the tatB gene encoding Sec-independent protein translocase protein TatB; the protein is MFDIGWTELLVIASVAIIVVGPKDLPRMLRTLGQTMGKMRRMSREFQSTFNEALREAEQQADIADMKKQVEDAANFNPLGDLKKSIEEDVAQATGKSKAEVPAKKPESEMPKAEVKTPAAPAEVTSDSPAAEATAQSDSKPATEDVKA